From Shewanella psychrophila, a single genomic window includes:
- a CDS encoding ArsJ-associated glyceraldehyde-3-phosphate dehydrogenase yields MSIKIGINGFGRMGRLALRAAWDWDDVEFVHINDPAGDAHTLAHLLTFDSVHGRWQHEVTADGSGDTNYILIGDKRIPTSRNSAIADTDWSGCDLVIEASGVMKTKAKLQAYLDQGVKRVVVTAPVKEEGVLNVIMGVNHDLYDKALHPIVTAASCTTNCLAPVVKVIHEKIGIKHGSMTTIHDITNTQTILDAPHKDLRRARACGLSLIPTTTGSATAITHIFPELKGKLNGHAVRIPLANASLTDCVFELERATTVDEVNALLKEAAAGELKDILGYEERPLVSVDYKTDPRSSIIDAPSTMVVNDTQVKLYVWYDNEWGYANRTAELARMVGLQDKS; encoded by the coding sequence ATGAGTATTAAGATAGGTATCAATGGGTTCGGCCGCATGGGGCGCTTAGCATTAAGAGCCGCTTGGGATTGGGATGACGTCGAGTTTGTGCATATTAACGATCCGGCTGGAGATGCTCATACTTTGGCTCATTTGTTGACGTTCGATTCGGTTCATGGACGCTGGCAACATGAAGTGACAGCAGATGGTTCTGGCGATACTAATTATATATTGATTGGTGATAAGCGTATCCCTACTAGTAGAAATAGTGCCATCGCAGATACTGATTGGTCGGGTTGCGATCTGGTGATCGAGGCCTCTGGCGTGATGAAGACTAAAGCCAAATTGCAGGCTTACCTGGATCAGGGAGTAAAGCGGGTTGTAGTGACTGCACCAGTAAAAGAGGAAGGTGTGCTTAATGTGATCATGGGCGTTAATCATGACCTTTATGATAAAGCGCTGCACCCAATTGTCACAGCAGCCTCTTGTACCACCAACTGTTTAGCGCCCGTGGTAAAAGTGATACATGAGAAAATCGGTATCAAACATGGCTCTATGACTACTATTCATGACATTACCAATACCCAGACCATACTCGATGCGCCCCATAAAGACTTGCGCCGTGCTAGAGCTTGTGGACTGAGCCTTATCCCGACCACGACAGGTTCAGCCACCGCAATTACCCATATATTCCCAGAGCTTAAAGGCAAGCTTAACGGTCACGCGGTGCGTATACCCTTAGCCAACGCTTCGTTGACTGATTGCGTATTCGAGCTTGAGCGTGCCACTACAGTGGATGAAGTCAACGCCCTGTTGAAAGAGGCCGCTGCGGGAGAGCTCAAAGATATCTTAGGCTATGAGGAGCGTCCTCTGGTATCAGTCGATTACAAGACAGATCCACGTTCCAGCATCATAGATGCGCCATCGACCATGGTTGTGAACGACACTCAAGTGAAGTTGTATGTCTGGTATGACAATGAGTGGGGTTATGCGAATCGCACAGCAGAACTTGCGCGAATGGTTGGATTGCAAGATAAAAGCTAA
- the arsB gene encoding ACR3 family arsenite efflux transporter has protein sequence MGLFERYLSVWVGLAILAGLTLGNLIPDVFALVASLEYAHVNLVIAVLIWVMIYPMMVQIDFSSIKDVKKSPQGLILTLVINWLVKPFTMALLAWLFFKVLFVDWVDPQNATEYIAGMILLGVAPCTAMVFVWSQLTKGDPNYTLVQVSVNDLIMVVAFAPICALLLGVSDIQVPWETLLSSVVLYVVLPLVAGALTRKKLEADGDSESLNRFVGKLKPWSMLGLLGTVVLLFGFQAQTIIHEPQNILLIAIPLMIQTYGIFFITYYVAKKMKLSHKIAAPACMIATSNFFELAVAVAISLFGLHSGAALATVVGVLVEVPVMLTLVAFVNSRRGKYEADTGNEAVEA, from the coding sequence ATGGGATTATTTGAACGCTATCTCAGTGTGTGGGTAGGCCTAGCTATTCTCGCTGGTCTGACTTTGGGAAACCTAATACCGGACGTGTTTGCTCTGGTGGCATCGCTGGAGTATGCCCATGTGAACTTAGTTATTGCGGTACTTATTTGGGTGATGATCTATCCCATGATGGTGCAAATTGATTTCTCATCGATTAAAGATGTCAAAAAGAGCCCACAGGGGCTGATTCTGACCTTAGTCATCAACTGGCTAGTGAAGCCTTTTACCATGGCACTCTTGGCTTGGTTATTTTTCAAGGTACTGTTTGTCGATTGGGTCGACCCGCAAAATGCCACTGAATACATTGCTGGCATGATTTTGCTTGGTGTGGCTCCCTGTACGGCTATGGTGTTTGTCTGGAGTCAGCTTACTAAGGGGGATCCAAACTATACCTTAGTGCAAGTATCGGTAAATGACCTCATCATGGTGGTGGCATTCGCCCCTATCTGTGCATTACTGCTGGGCGTGAGTGATATTCAGGTGCCTTGGGAAACCTTGCTCTCTTCGGTAGTTCTTTATGTGGTGCTGCCCTTGGTTGCCGGTGCATTAACACGTAAAAAATTAGAAGCTGATGGGGATTCTGAGTCCTTAAATAGGTTCGTTGGAAAGCTTAAGCCTTGGTCTATGCTGGGTCTGCTTGGCACTGTAGTGCTGTTATTTGGTTTTCAAGCCCAGACGATTATCCATGAGCCACAGAACATTTTACTTATTGCCATCCCTCTGATGATTCAGACCTATGGCATCTTCTTCATTACTTACTATGTCGCTAAGAAGATGAAGTTGTCTCACAAAATTGCGGCTCCGGCTTGCATGATTGCAACCTCTAACTTCTTCGAGTTAGCTGTCGCCGTGGCTATTTCGTTATTTGGTTTACACTCGGGAGCTGCATTGGCCACGGTTGTTGGTGTCTTGGTCGAAGTACCTGTGATGCTCACTCTGGTGGCGTTCGTGAATAGTCGGCGAGGTAAATATGAGGCCGATACAGGTAACGAAGCGGTCGAAGCATAA
- a CDS encoding Ig-like domain-containing protein, with translation MRLIKPAALFNLLALLFIGGCNGPSDDSGDNSGNTGEFALSLSYKTVVDGQCAETTSDLSFASNASICAVAKLTQGGRNSSGGLISYSATLGTLTPATKLTDSSGIAQVILSNPDVALGAGTLTAQFDSEAAENNIISANRNYEFTSSTTTPGEETPKISASIISGAAIVTQFKVDETVQLQAQFLDPSSQGIANQLVTFTAGSVSLAPSTALTNAAGIAQVNYTPNTSDLGAASLNVALDYQEQNYQTNSLYEVLSADAIGGEGTLKLGHFDGNNQFVEGNLSTTLTPVDGKYIISAGGSFGITATLISQADDGTITRVQTPSSISFSSDCVTSNNASLDTPVTTLSGSAGSTFQDTSCSGNSERDDQVIASTLVGNQTLTATLSFTLARQTLASLSFVSAEPTSIRIKGAGGTGSTESSLVSFKVAGSNGQASAQQTVSFSLDTLVGGLSFSNGLATAESITNSEGVVSVRVQSGTVPTPVRVVASATDADTGETITSQSEQLTVNTGLPQQLGFSLSTSIFNPEAEDFDGEKATITAYASDSFGNPAPDDTTINFTSEGGQIVSNCLTVDGSCSVEWTSANARVPNHRITVLAYALGHETFFDTNGNNIFDDADGGPVNACLDSSNSSIACSGNGMGREAYMPNGFSDLGDAYRDDNENFAYDEGEKFFNTSASTSYQTADGKFNGPQCEGSLCGTEQANKTYIRKALIMTMSGSQASFTIWQDGNLISDDSDRETDATVPLADIAPGQSSQFTVQFYDSAYQIMPADSQVAVTATSGQLSFNAFNVANTTREGGTTTSFLITNDIDPASVGEASKTSNINIDITTPKQIISSQGLSITLTGT, from the coding sequence ATGCGACTGATAAAACCTGCTGCGCTATTCAACCTACTTGCCCTCTTGTTTATCGGGGGTTGTAATGGCCCATCCGATGACAGTGGCGATAACAGTGGAAACACTGGAGAGTTCGCTCTCTCCCTGAGTTATAAAACCGTTGTCGACGGCCAATGCGCCGAAACAACCAGTGACTTGAGTTTTGCCAGTAATGCCAGTATCTGTGCAGTGGCAAAGCTGACCCAAGGTGGTAGAAATAGCAGCGGCGGCTTAATCAGTTACAGTGCCACTTTAGGCACTTTGACTCCAGCGACTAAATTGACAGATTCCAGTGGCATAGCGCAAGTTATACTCAGTAATCCTGATGTAGCCTTAGGTGCAGGAACCTTAACGGCTCAATTCGATTCGGAAGCAGCCGAAAACAATATCATTTCTGCTAACAGAAACTACGAATTTACCAGCAGTACTACGACTCCAGGCGAAGAAACGCCTAAGATCAGCGCCAGCATCATCAGTGGAGCGGCGATTGTCACTCAATTCAAGGTAGATGAGACTGTACAACTACAGGCACAGTTCTTAGATCCATCGAGCCAAGGCATAGCCAATCAACTTGTCACCTTTACTGCTGGCAGCGTAAGCTTAGCCCCAAGTACTGCACTGACTAACGCCGCAGGCATCGCTCAAGTAAATTACACCCCAAACACCAGTGACCTTGGTGCAGCTAGCCTGAATGTTGCCCTAGATTACCAAGAGCAAAATTACCAGACTAACAGTTTATATGAAGTGCTATCAGCCGATGCTATCGGTGGTGAGGGCACACTTAAGCTAGGTCATTTCGATGGTAATAATCAGTTCGTTGAAGGCAATTTATCAACGACTCTCACTCCTGTTGATGGTAAATACATCATCAGTGCCGGTGGTAGCTTCGGCATTACGGCAACATTGATCAGCCAAGCAGATGACGGCACTATCACCCGGGTACAGACTCCCTCTTCAATCAGCTTCAGCTCTGATTGTGTCACCAGTAATAATGCCAGCCTAGATACGCCAGTTACCACACTTTCAGGCAGTGCCGGCTCTACTTTCCAGGACACCAGCTGTAGCGGCAACAGTGAACGAGACGATCAGGTAATTGCCTCTACACTCGTTGGGAATCAAACACTAACGGCCACTCTTTCCTTCACCTTGGCCCGTCAAACGCTCGCTAGCCTTAGCTTCGTCTCGGCAGAACCGACTAGCATTCGCATCAAGGGGGCAGGCGGCACTGGTAGCACCGAGTCTTCACTGGTCTCATTTAAGGTTGCAGGTTCAAACGGACAAGCTAGCGCACAACAAACTGTTAGCTTTTCACTGGATACGCTTGTGGGCGGCTTGAGCTTCTCCAACGGACTCGCCACGGCAGAAAGCATCACTAACTCTGAAGGTGTAGTCAGCGTTCGAGTGCAATCCGGTACAGTGCCTACACCTGTACGTGTGGTCGCCTCGGCAACCGATGCAGACACAGGTGAGACAATTACCAGTCAATCTGAGCAATTAACCGTAAATACAGGTCTACCTCAGCAACTTGGCTTCAGCTTATCGACTTCTATCTTTAATCCAGAAGCAGAGGATTTCGATGGTGAAAAAGCCACAATCACGGCCTACGCATCAGACAGTTTCGGTAACCCGGCTCCTGATGACACCACAATCAACTTTACCAGTGAAGGTGGACAGATAGTCTCTAACTGCTTAACCGTCGATGGTAGCTGTAGCGTCGAATGGACATCGGCTAACGCTAGAGTACCGAATCATAGGATCACAGTTCTCGCCTATGCACTCGGCCATGAGACCTTCTTCGACACTAACGGCAATAATATCTTCGATGATGCTGACGGTGGACCTGTAAATGCTTGTCTGGACTCGAGTAACAGCTCAATAGCGTGTTCCGGTAATGGCATGGGTCGTGAAGCTTATATGCCTAATGGTTTTAGCGATCTAGGTGACGCCTATCGCGATGATAATGAAAACTTCGCCTATGATGAAGGAGAGAAGTTCTTCAACACCAGCGCCAGCACTAGTTACCAGACGGCCGATGGAAAGTTTAATGGTCCGCAGTGCGAGGGTAGTCTCTGTGGCACAGAGCAGGCTAATAAAACCTATATCCGTAAAGCTTTGATTATGACCATGTCCGGCTCTCAGGCAAGCTTTACCATCTGGCAAGATGGCAATCTTATTTCTGATGATTCAGATAGAGAAACAGATGCTACTGTGCCTTTAGCGGATATCGCGCCGGGTCAATCTTCTCAGTTTACAGTTCAATTCTATGACAGTGCCTATCAGATCATGCCAGCAGATTCACAGGTAGCGGTTACAGCCACTTCAGGACAACTTAGTTTCAATGCTTTCAATGTAGCCAATACCACTCGTGAGGGCGGGACGACCACAAGCTTCCTCATTACCAATGACATAGATCCGGCCAGTGTTGGTGAAGCCTCTAAGACGAGTAACATCAATATCGATATCACGACACCTAAGCAGATAATATCCAGCCAAGGTTTAAGTATTACACTTACTGGTACTTAA
- a CDS encoding DUF2971 domain-containing protein, giving the protein MLLLAHYGDEFKGFCVKYNLQLLKQSLVEFNSEVEFAWAAVNYVNKAHTIDLLDEIGNSTLQYFKSIQCKYGQWSYECEVRLIATKLRLMSFAGTAITDIYIGEKIPKEQRALLSGVVEHNLPHTKVHMVVANRDDYFIDIRETPKWKR; this is encoded by the coding sequence ATGCTTCTTTTGGCGCACTATGGCGATGAGTTTAAAGGATTTTGTGTAAAGTATAATCTTCAATTATTAAAGCAATCTTTAGTAGAGTTTAACTCTGAAGTAGAGTTTGCATGGGCGGCAGTAAATTACGTAAATAAGGCTCATACAATAGATTTGTTGGATGAAATAGGGAATAGCACATTACAATACTTTAAAAGTATCCAATGTAAATATGGGCAATGGAGTTACGAATGCGAAGTGAGGCTCATTGCAACAAAGTTAAGGTTAATGTCTTTTGCTGGCACGGCTATAACTGATATCTATATTGGTGAGAAAATTCCAAAGGAGCAACGAGCTTTACTATCTGGAGTTGTTGAACATAATTTACCGCATACTAAAGTACATATGGTCGTAGCAAATCGAGACGATTATTTTATTGATATTAGAGAAACCCCCAAATGGAAGAGATGA
- the yjgA gene encoding ribosome biogenesis factor YjgA, which produces MKVVGDSEHFKQPFDHDEDYVSRAETKREIAVYQELGKKLVALSKTQINRLELDEQLYDNVLKTKTIKINTEAYRRQLQFIGKLMRYVDIEELQLKIKNMMNQNSNESAKLNVAEKLKDQLLSEGDSAVQVLIEKYPDLERQKLRQLIRQSKKELTKKPDDASKSVIELVKYIRSELAE; this is translated from the coding sequence ATGAAAGTAGTCGGTGATTCAGAACACTTTAAACAGCCCTTCGACCATGATGAAGATTATGTCAGTAGAGCTGAAACCAAACGTGAAATTGCAGTATATCAAGAGCTAGGAAAGAAACTTGTTGCCCTGAGCAAAACCCAGATCAACAGATTAGAACTTGATGAACAGTTATATGACAACGTATTAAAGACTAAGACCATAAAAATAAATACTGAGGCTTATCGTCGTCAGTTACAATTTATTGGCAAGTTAATGCGTTATGTAGACATCGAAGAGTTGCAACTCAAGATAAAAAATATGATGAACCAAAACAGCAACGAAAGCGCTAAGCTGAATGTCGCTGAAAAATTAAAAGATCAACTTCTTAGCGAAGGAGATAGTGCTGTTCAGGTCCTCATCGAAAAGTATCCGGACTTGGAAAGACAGAAGCTGCGCCAGCTAATACGTCAGTCTAAAAAAGAACTCACGAAAAAGCCCGATGATGCATCTAAGTCAGTAATTGAGTTAGTTAAATATATACGAAGCGAACTTGCTGAATAA
- the arsJ gene encoding organoarsenical effux MFS transporter ArsJ, producing MLSSIKALPEPVRQYLLVTGNYWAFTLTDGALRMLVVLHFHQLGYTPLSIAMLFLFYEIFGVITNLVGGYLGARIGLNKTMNIGLGLQVAALAMLLVPSSMLTLVWVMMAQGISGIAKDLNKMSAKSSIKMLLVSEQAVSDDIVKKQKLYGWIAKLTGSKNALKGAGFFLGGALLSLFGFTLAIAIMAIALTLVWILSLCSLKRDLGKAKNKPKFSEIFSKSRSINILSAARMFLFAARDVWFVVALPLYLGSQFGWDHYYVGGFLALWVIAYGFVQTQAPKLTSKSDGSAPGGREALLWACALTAIPGLIALALSFNLSPQLSLLAGLMLFGAVFAVNSSLHSFLIVHYASDDGVSLDVGFYYMANAMGRLIGTVLSGYVYQVAGLEACLWISSVMLGLTALISIYLPKD from the coding sequence ATGTTAAGCAGTATCAAAGCTTTACCAGAACCCGTGAGACAATACCTGCTTGTCACAGGTAACTATTGGGCATTTACCTTGACCGATGGTGCCCTGCGGATGCTGGTGGTGCTGCATTTTCATCAACTAGGTTACACACCGCTATCTATTGCCATGCTGTTCCTCTTCTACGAGATTTTTGGCGTGATAACCAATTTAGTTGGCGGCTATCTTGGGGCACGTATCGGGCTTAACAAGACCATGAATATTGGTCTTGGCTTGCAGGTTGCGGCGCTTGCCATGCTGCTGGTGCCAAGTTCCATGCTCACTCTGGTTTGGGTGATGATGGCTCAAGGCATTTCAGGGATCGCCAAAGATCTTAATAAGATGAGTGCCAAGAGCTCAATCAAGATGCTGCTCGTTTCTGAGCAAGCTGTATCTGATGATATTGTTAAAAAGCAGAAACTCTATGGCTGGATTGCTAAGTTAACCGGTTCTAAAAATGCCCTCAAGGGAGCCGGATTCTTTCTTGGTGGTGCCTTGTTGAGTCTGTTTGGCTTTACGCTTGCCATCGCCATCATGGCAATAGCGCTAACCTTAGTCTGGATCCTGAGCTTGTGTAGTCTCAAACGAGATTTGGGTAAAGCCAAGAACAAGCCCAAATTTAGCGAGATATTTTCTAAGAGTCGCAGTATTAATATATTATCGGCGGCGCGCATGTTCCTGTTTGCGGCCAGAGATGTCTGGTTTGTAGTGGCACTGCCACTCTACCTCGGCAGCCAATTTGGCTGGGATCACTATTACGTCGGCGGCTTCCTCGCCCTCTGGGTGATAGCTTATGGTTTTGTGCAGACACAAGCTCCCAAATTGACCTCTAAATCTGATGGCTCAGCGCCAGGAGGAAGAGAGGCTCTGCTATGGGCTTGTGCACTCACTGCCATTCCCGGATTGATAGCGTTAGCCTTGAGCTTTAATCTGAGTCCCCAGCTTAGCTTGTTGGCTGGCTTGATGCTTTTTGGTGCCGTATTCGCGGTTAATTCTTCATTACATAGTTTTTTGATCGTCCATTATGCCAGTGACGACGGCGTCTCTCTGGATGTAGGCTTTTACTATATGGCCAACGCCATGGGGCGTTTAATTGGCACTGTGCTTTCTGGTTATGTGTATCAGGTAGCAGGATTAGAAGCTTGCTTGTGGATCTCATCAGTTATGCTAGGACTGACGGCTTTAATAAGCATTTATCTACCAAAAGATTAG
- a CDS encoding alpha/beta fold hydrolase, which yields MDFYRLIALAFAMIFLSACSQFRHLAKDVETLNLKYVQYEVQVSNRTETDTLILVLLEDINAEKIDGLDVMLGDNDITLQATSSSRYLFVFIDKNSDLRFQNNEEYELVSLSQADSNNRLSVSLNANEKDYPPNLVDKPLKKITNLKISQAKFDLVTSLSDSQFDRESAKLGMWQPVTHLQEGKSGLFFLQSYDAHKIPVILVHGMAGTARDFEPLIAGINQEKYQIWVFNYPSGLPLLMVAKGLDNLVNILKAKYQFEQAHLVAHSMGGLVSKAYLNICTKAGSCNEIISFTSISSPFGGVSSAQSGVDYAPVVMPSWRDLAPSSEFMEDLFTSTEAMPPHLLNFGFKISGLINQKSSDGVISLSSQLNQQAQQSSDMIRGYDENHVGILNNKQLHKSIAEFWRETEGRKEP from the coding sequence ATGGATTTTTACCGCCTTATCGCATTGGCTTTCGCCATGATATTTCTGTCAGCTTGTAGCCAATTTCGTCATTTAGCTAAAGATGTAGAAACATTGAATCTTAAGTACGTTCAATATGAAGTTCAGGTCAGTAATCGTACCGAGACAGATACCTTAATTTTAGTCCTCCTCGAAGACATCAATGCCGAGAAAATTGATGGCCTCGATGTCATGCTCGGCGATAATGACATCACGCTACAAGCCACCTCCTCGAGTCGATACTTGTTTGTGTTTATCGATAAAAATAGCGATCTAAGATTTCAAAACAATGAAGAGTATGAGCTTGTCAGCCTCAGCCAGGCAGACTCAAACAATCGTCTCAGCGTTAGCCTCAATGCCAACGAAAAAGATTACCCACCAAATTTAGTCGACAAGCCACTGAAAAAGATCACTAACCTTAAAATCTCACAAGCTAAGTTTGACTTGGTAACCTCACTAAGCGATAGCCAGTTTGATAGAGAAAGCGCCAAGTTAGGCATGTGGCAACCTGTAACCCACCTACAAGAGGGAAAATCGGGACTCTTCTTTCTGCAATCTTATGATGCTCATAAGATCCCAGTTATCTTAGTTCACGGCATGGCCGGGACAGCCAGGGATTTTGAGCCGTTAATTGCTGGAATTAATCAGGAGAAATATCAAATATGGGTGTTTAACTACCCATCAGGGCTCCCCCTGCTCATGGTGGCTAAAGGGCTAGATAATCTGGTCAACATTCTTAAAGCCAAGTATCAATTTGAACAGGCTCACTTAGTTGCGCATAGCATGGGAGGCTTAGTATCAAAAGCTTATCTTAATATCTGTACTAAGGCTGGAAGTTGCAACGAAATAATCAGTTTCACCTCGATATCCAGTCCCTTTGGTGGTGTCAGCTCAGCTCAAAGCGGTGTCGATTACGCCCCAGTCGTTATGCCATCATGGCGGGATCTTGCCCCCAGCAGTGAATTTATGGAGGATTTGTTTACCAGTACAGAGGCTATGCCTCCACATCTACTAAATTTTGGTTTTAAGATCAGCGGACTTATTAATCAAAAGAGTAGCGATGGAGTGATTAGCCTATCGAGCCAATTAAACCAGCAGGCTCAGCAAAGCTCGGACATGATAAGGGGCTATGATGAAAACCATGTGGGCATCTTGAACAATAAGCAACTACATAAAAGTATTGCTGAGTTTTGGAGAGAAACTGAAGGGAGGAAAGAACCCTAG
- the pmbA gene encoding metalloprotease PmbA, translating into MTTPSIDIELDSLKDAVSMALEYAKQLGTSGAEVAISKQQGLSVSTRMKEVETVEFNKDGALGITLFRDGCKGSSSTSDLSPEAIKEAVKAADGIAKFTSSDPYNGLAEAEFMAKDFPDLGLYHPQEVTPAELIELAARSEEAALDVDSRITNSDGASANAHTGIKVYGNSHGFLNGYSSSRYSLSCVVIGETDGNMQRDYDYTVSRKLNDLLSPEEVGRKASEKTLGRLGGRKIATTELPVLLAPEIATGLMGHLVGAISGGSLYRKSSFLLDSIDTKIFPDWFSIEEQPHMLGGLASANYDSEGVATQERTIIQDGVLSTYLLTSYSARKLGLKNTGHAGGIYNWTLAHTGQTFDELVKEMGTGLIVTEVMGQGVNAVTGDYSRGAAGFYVENGVILYPVEEITIAGNLKDMYQNIVAVSKDRDLRSSIRTGGMLLSDMKIAGN; encoded by the coding sequence GTGACGACACCTAGCATTGACATCGAATTGGATTCATTAAAAGACGCTGTATCTATGGCACTCGAGTATGCCAAGCAACTCGGTACATCTGGTGCAGAAGTTGCTATCAGTAAACAACAAGGACTATCCGTATCGACTCGAATGAAAGAGGTTGAAACGGTTGAGTTTAATAAAGATGGCGCGTTAGGTATCACATTGTTTCGTGATGGTTGTAAAGGCAGCTCATCGACCTCAGACTTGAGCCCCGAAGCGATAAAAGAAGCGGTCAAGGCTGCCGATGGTATTGCAAAATTTACCTCATCTGATCCTTACAATGGGCTAGCCGAAGCTGAGTTCATGGCAAAAGATTTTCCTGATTTAGGCTTGTATCATCCTCAGGAAGTCACTCCGGCAGAGTTAATTGAGTTAGCTGCGCGTTCAGAAGAAGCTGCACTGGATGTCGATAGCCGGATTACAAATTCTGATGGTGCCAGCGCAAATGCCCACACAGGTATAAAAGTTTACGGTAATAGCCATGGGTTTTTAAATGGCTATTCCAGCTCGCGTTACAGTCTAAGTTGTGTGGTTATCGGCGAGACTGATGGCAATATGCAGCGTGATTATGATTACACTGTCTCGCGAAAATTAAATGACCTACTTTCACCTGAAGAGGTGGGACGCAAGGCATCGGAGAAGACTTTAGGCCGTCTTGGTGGTCGTAAAATTGCTACCACTGAGCTGCCAGTATTGTTAGCTCCTGAGATTGCTACCGGACTCATGGGTCATCTAGTGGGCGCTATCAGCGGTGGTAGCCTATACCGTAAGTCGAGTTTCTTACTGGACTCTATCGATACCAAGATATTTCCTGATTGGTTTAGCATCGAAGAGCAGCCACATATGCTCGGCGGCTTAGCGAGTGCTAACTATGACAGTGAAGGTGTTGCTACCCAAGAACGCACGATTATTCAGGATGGGGTGCTCTCCACCTATCTGCTAACCAGTTATTCGGCACGTAAATTGGGCCTGAAGAATACCGGGCATGCGGGTGGTATATACAACTGGACACTCGCTCACACAGGACAAACCTTCGATGAACTAGTGAAGGAGATGGGCACGGGCCTTATCGTGACTGAGGTCATGGGCCAAGGAGTTAATGCCGTGACTGGAGACTATTCTCGCGGTGCGGCAGGTTTCTATGTCGAAAACGGTGTGATTCTTTATCCAGTAGAAGAGATAACCATAGCGGGTAACCTCAAAGATATGTATCAGAATATCGTTGCCGTCAGTAAAGATCGCGATTTAAGATCTTCGATCCGTACCGGTGGCATGTTACTTAGCGATATGAAAATAGCGGGTAATTAG
- a CDS encoding metalloregulator ArsR/SmtB family transcription factor — MTALEFFKLLSDETRLLSLLLIIEEKELCVCELMQALDESQPKVSRHLAQMRKTGLLLDKRQGQWVFYRVNPELPEWINKTLAEISVNNKVLISNNIINLHKMGDRPERVRTCCN, encoded by the coding sequence ATGACTGCATTAGAATTTTTTAAACTCTTGTCCGATGAAACCAGACTACTGAGTCTGCTGCTGATCATTGAAGAGAAGGAGCTATGTGTCTGTGAGTTGATGCAAGCATTAGATGAGAGCCAGCCCAAGGTGTCGAGGCACTTGGCACAAATGAGAAAGACAGGTTTGCTCCTAGATAAGCGCCAAGGGCAGTGGGTGTTCTATCGAGTAAACCCTGAGCTGCCAGAATGGATAAATAAGACGCTTGCAGAGATTAGTGTAAACAACAAAGTACTTATTTCAAATAATATCATTAACTTACACAAAATGGGTGACCGCCCAGAACGCGTAAGAACATGCTGTAATTAA